One genomic segment of Streptomyces liangshanensis includes these proteins:
- a CDS encoding DUF5336 domain-containing protein: MNFRSLTRGDGVVIGAAVLLFIASFLNTIGCDGSECDNAPTAWDNGVLILGIYLAGLIGAALIVVSRALPRPLKVAGIELAPFGVAFTVFAAWTALGALFDPAGSAILPAGFSVDAGAGLILGFVATLIMAGAAVATPLVPPLKVALLGAPKPPAPQPYGGQPGGPGAPGQGYGYPGGQQPYGAQPGQSQPYGAQGGQSGAGGPFGGRPQGQSLGGGPQGQQSQGGAAPAAGAAAGSGAGDFAPFWFAVPVARPLYGEDGSPGPIAELAPGTWYLAVEQRGSGLVAQTQDGRRGVLQDTSGIQRG; the protein is encoded by the coding sequence GTGAACTTCCGCTCCCTCACACGAGGCGACGGCGTGGTGATCGGTGCAGCGGTGTTGCTGTTCATCGCCTCGTTCCTCAACACGATCGGCTGCGACGGCAGTGAGTGCGACAACGCGCCGACCGCCTGGGACAACGGTGTCCTGATCCTGGGGATCTACCTGGCGGGCCTCATCGGCGCGGCACTGATCGTCGTTTCCCGCGCGCTGCCCCGGCCGCTCAAGGTCGCGGGCATCGAACTGGCCCCGTTCGGCGTCGCGTTCACGGTGTTCGCGGCGTGGACGGCGCTCGGCGCGCTCTTCGACCCGGCGGGTTCCGCGATCCTCCCCGCCGGGTTCAGCGTCGACGCGGGGGCCGGGCTCATCCTCGGTTTCGTCGCGACGCTGATCATGGCGGGCGCCGCGGTGGCGACCCCGCTCGTACCGCCGCTCAAGGTGGCGCTCCTCGGCGCCCCGAAGCCGCCGGCCCCGCAGCCGTACGGTGGGCAGCCCGGCGGTCCCGGCGCTCCGGGCCAGGGGTACGGCTACCCGGGCGGCCAGCAGCCCTACGGCGCGCAGCCGGGTCAGTCCCAGCCGTACGGCGCGCAGGGCGGCCAGTCCGGCGCGGGCGGGCCGTTCGGCGGCCGGCCGCAGGGCCAGTCCCTGGGGGGCGGGCCGCAGGGTCAGCAGTCCCAGGGCGGCGCGGCTCCGGCCGCGGGCGCCGCCGCCGGTTCCGGCGCGGGTGACTTCGCGCCGTTCTGGTTCGCGGTGCCGGTGGCCAGGCCGCTGTACGGGGAGGACGGTTCGCCCGGTCCGATCGCCGAACTGGCGCCCGGCACCTGGTACCTCGCGGTGGAGCAGCGCGGCTCGGGCCTGGTGGCCCAGACGCAGGACGGCCGCCGCGGCGTCCTCCAGGACACGAGTGGTATCCAGCGCGGCTGA
- a CDS encoding class I SAM-dependent methyltransferase — translation MPAGTQAIAPEPEVLQAFESAQGFMPVHEGLALHAAATEAAALGLPLLEVGTYCGRSTILLAAAARAAGTVAVTVDHHRGSEEQQPGWEYHDPSLVDPGVGLMDTLPAFRRTLHRAGLEDHVIAVVGRSPQVAAVWGRPLGLVFVDGGHTDAHANADYEGWAPHLAEGGLLVIHDVFPDPADGGQAPYRVHRRALASGAFTEVSATDSLRVLRRTAAGL, via the coding sequence ATGCCCGCCGGGACCCAGGCGATCGCCCCGGAGCCGGAGGTCCTCCAGGCCTTCGAGTCCGCCCAGGGGTTCATGCCCGTCCACGAAGGGCTCGCCCTCCACGCGGCCGCGACCGAGGCGGCCGCGCTCGGCCTGCCGCTCCTCGAAGTCGGTACGTACTGCGGGCGCTCCACGATCCTGCTGGCCGCCGCGGCCCGCGCGGCCGGGACGGTGGCCGTCACCGTCGACCACCACCGGGGCAGCGAGGAGCAGCAGCCGGGGTGGGAGTACCACGACCCGTCGCTGGTCGACCCCGGCGTCGGGCTGATGGACACCCTGCCCGCCTTCCGCCGTACGCTCCACCGCGCCGGCCTGGAGGACCACGTGATCGCGGTGGTCGGCAGGTCCCCGCAGGTCGCGGCGGTCTGGGGCCGGCCGCTCGGGCTGGTCTTCGTGGACGGCGGCCACACCGACGCGCACGCGAACGCCGACTACGAGGGGTGGGCCCCGCACCTCGCCGAGGGCGGCCTGCTCGTGATCCACGACGTGTTCCCCGACCCGGCGGACGGCGGCCAGGCCCCGTACCGCGTCCATCGCCGCGCCCTGGCCTCGGGCGCGTTCACCGAGGTCTCGGCGACGGACTCGCTGCGTGTCCTGCGGCGTACGGCGGCGGGACTCTGA
- a CDS encoding prenyltransferase/squalene oxidase repeat-containing protein, whose translation MPGAGPGRTEHLVLPGVLTDEQAAETVAGILAAQRPDGAIPWFRGHHLDPWDHVEAAMALDAAGEHEAAGRAYTWLAARQNEDGSWYAAYPDTDETGRTGGHDDLARETNFCAYAAVGVWHHYLATGDDGFLDGMWPVVHAAVEFVLALQQPGGEIGWKREADGTPVNDALLTGSSSIYQALRCALAIAEEREEPQPDWELAAGALGHAIRDHPERFLDKSRYSMDWYYPVLAGAMTGTQAKARIEDGWDRFVVPDLGVRCVSPNPWVTGGESCELALALWVVGESDRALEILQSIQHLRAGDGMYWTGYVFEGDRAVWPEERTTWTAGALLLAAAALGGDEATTAVFGGERLPYGLEPDCCG comes from the coding sequence CTGCCCGGAGCCGGCCCCGGCCGTACCGAACACCTCGTCCTGCCCGGGGTCCTCACCGACGAGCAGGCGGCCGAGACGGTCGCCGGCATCCTCGCCGCCCAGCGGCCCGACGGCGCGATCCCCTGGTTCCGCGGCCACCACCTCGACCCCTGGGACCACGTCGAGGCGGCCATGGCCCTGGACGCGGCGGGCGAACACGAAGCGGCCGGGCGGGCCTACACGTGGCTGGCGGCCCGGCAGAACGAGGACGGGTCCTGGTACGCGGCGTACCCCGACACCGACGAGACCGGCCGCACCGGGGGCCACGACGACCTCGCCCGGGAGACCAACTTCTGCGCCTACGCGGCCGTCGGCGTCTGGCACCACTACCTCGCCACCGGCGACGACGGCTTCCTCGACGGCATGTGGCCGGTCGTCCACGCGGCCGTCGAGTTCGTCCTCGCCCTCCAGCAGCCGGGCGGTGAGATCGGCTGGAAGCGCGAGGCCGACGGCACGCCGGTCAACGACGCCCTGCTGACCGGCAGTTCGTCCATCTACCAGGCGCTGCGCTGCGCCCTCGCGATCGCCGAGGAACGCGAGGAGCCGCAGCCCGACTGGGAGTTGGCGGCCGGCGCGCTCGGACACGCGATCCGCGACCACCCGGAGCGCTTCCTCGACAAGAGCCGCTACTCGATGGACTGGTACTACCCGGTCCTGGCCGGCGCGATGACGGGGACCCAGGCCAAGGCGCGGATCGAGGACGGCTGGGACCGCTTCGTCGTACCGGACCTCGGCGTGCGCTGTGTCTCGCCCAACCCGTGGGTGACCGGCGGCGAGAGCTGTGAACTCGCCCTGGCGCTCTGGGTGGTGGGGGAGTCCGACCGGGCGCTGGAGATCCTCCAGTCCATCCAGCACCTGCGCGCCGGGGACGGCATGTACTGGACGGGGTACGTCTTCGAGGGCGACCGCGCCGTCTGGCCCGAGGAGCGGACCACCTGGACGGCGGGGGCGCTGCTGCTCGCGGCGGCCGCCCTCGGTGGGGACGAGGCGACCACCGCGGTGTTCGGCGGCGAACGGCTGCCGTACGGACTGGAACCGGACTGCTGCGGTTGA
- a CDS encoding glycosyltransferase family 4 protein: MTAEAVAAGTGSGVGESGADDRPLRIALLSYKGNPFCGGQGVYVRHLSRELALLGHSVEVIGAQPYPVLDAGVTLTELPSLDLYRQPDPFRTPRRGEFRDWIDALEVATMWTGGFPEPLTFSLRARRHLLARRGEFDVVHDNQTLGYGLLGDLGAPLVTTVHHPITVDRRLDLAAAADWQRRASVRRWYGFTRMQKRVARRLPSVVTVSGSSKQEIGDDLGVRADRVHVVPIGADTQLFSPDPAVAEIPGRIVTTSSADVPLKGLVHLVEALAKLRTEHPAAHLVVVGRRAEDGPVARALERYGLEDAVEFVKGISDAELVDLVRGAQIACVPSLYEGFSLPAAEAMATGTPLVATTGGAIPEVAGADGETCLAVPPGDAGALAAALGRLLDDRELRARLGAAGRERVLAGFTWARAAQGTAELYRAAIAARRDRTRRDRARQDRPGRDRTTHLPDRESRTLC; the protein is encoded by the coding sequence GTGACCGCTGAGGCCGTCGCGGCGGGCACCGGGTCCGGGGTCGGGGAGTCCGGGGCGGATGACCGGCCGCTGCGTATCGCACTGCTCAGTTACAAGGGCAACCCGTTCTGCGGCGGACAGGGCGTCTACGTCCGGCACCTGTCGCGTGAACTCGCCCTCCTCGGGCACTCCGTCGAGGTGATAGGCGCCCAGCCCTACCCCGTCCTCGACGCCGGCGTGACCCTCACCGAGCTGCCCAGCCTCGACCTCTACCGGCAGCCCGACCCCTTCCGCACCCCGAGGCGCGGTGAGTTCCGCGACTGGATCGACGCCCTGGAGGTCGCCACGATGTGGACCGGCGGCTTTCCCGAGCCGTTGACGTTCTCGCTCCGGGCCCGGCGCCATCTCCTCGCCCGCCGGGGCGAGTTCGACGTCGTCCACGACAACCAGACCCTGGGGTACGGGCTCCTGGGCGATCTGGGCGCCCCGCTCGTCACGACCGTCCACCACCCCATCACCGTGGACCGGCGGTTGGACCTGGCCGCGGCCGCCGACTGGCAGCGCCGCGCCTCCGTACGCCGCTGGTACGGCTTCACGCGCATGCAGAAGCGGGTGGCCCGCCGGCTGCCGTCCGTCGTGACCGTCTCCGGTTCGTCCAAGCAGGAGATAGGCGACGACCTCGGGGTACGGGCGGACCGCGTCCACGTCGTCCCCATCGGCGCGGACACCCAGCTGTTCTCGCCCGACCCCGCCGTGGCCGAGATACCCGGGCGCATCGTCACCACCTCCAGCGCCGACGTCCCGCTCAAGGGCCTGGTCCACCTCGTCGAGGCACTCGCCAAGCTCAGGACCGAACACCCCGCCGCCCACCTGGTCGTGGTCGGCCGCCGCGCCGAGGACGGCCCCGTCGCACGCGCCCTGGAGCGGTACGGGCTGGAGGACGCCGTCGAGTTCGTCAAGGGCATCTCCGACGCGGAGCTGGTCGACCTGGTCCGCGGCGCCCAGATCGCCTGCGTGCCCTCGCTCTACGAGGGCTTCTCCCTGCCGGCCGCCGAGGCGATGGCCACCGGCACCCCGCTGGTCGCCACCACCGGAGGCGCGATCCCCGAGGTCGCGGGCGCCGACGGCGAGACCTGCCTCGCCGTGCCGCCCGGCGACGCGGGCGCGCTCGCCGCCGCCCTCGGACGGCTGCTGGACGACCGGGAGTTGCGGGCACGGCTCGGCGCGGCGGGCCGGGAGCGCGTGCTCGCCGGCTTCACCTGGGCCAGGGCCGCGCAGGGCACCGCCGAGCTGTACCGCGCGGCGATCGCCGCGCGGCGGGACCGTACCCGGCGGGACCGCGCACGGCAGGACCGACCCGGGCGGGACCGCACCACCCACCTCCCCGACCGCGAAAGCAGGACCCTGTGCTGA
- a CDS encoding N-acetylmuramoyl-L-alanine amidase encodes MSYDESQPAPRRRFGLNPLTLTVATLVPAAVVGVLVWQGLGGSGDDGGNAAAATASASPTGRSGTLLGDGVPGDAEPGGSGPASPGATDPAKGPLAGKVVVIDPGHNTRNHLHTAEINKQVQIGPTSKECDTTGTATNAGYAEAAFTLDVSHRLRDLLKKEGATVTLTQDDDRPFGPCVDERARIGNRAKADAVVSVHADGSAVGNRGFHVILPGLVKGGGADTTPIVGPSRDLGEHIAGRFAAVTGSAPSNYIGDGTGLDVRKDLGGLNLSTVPKVFVECGNMRDPKDAALLTSADWRQKAARGLAEGISGFLAP; translated from the coding sequence GTGTCGTACGACGAGAGCCAGCCCGCGCCCCGCCGCCGCTTCGGCCTGAACCCCCTCACCCTCACGGTCGCGACCCTGGTGCCGGCCGCCGTGGTGGGCGTGCTCGTCTGGCAGGGCCTGGGGGGATCCGGCGACGACGGCGGGAACGCCGCGGCGGCCACCGCCAGCGCCTCGCCCACCGGCCGCTCCGGCACCCTGCTCGGCGACGGCGTCCCCGGCGACGCCGAGCCCGGCGGTTCCGGCCCCGCCTCGCCGGGTGCCACCGACCCGGCGAAGGGCCCCCTCGCGGGCAAGGTCGTGGTCATCGACCCGGGGCACAACACCCGTAACCACCTGCACACCGCCGAGATCAACAAGCAGGTGCAGATCGGGCCCACCAGCAAGGAGTGCGACACCACCGGCACCGCCACCAACGCCGGTTACGCCGAGGCCGCGTTCACCCTCGACGTGTCGCACCGGCTGCGCGACCTCCTGAAGAAGGAGGGCGCGACGGTGACCCTGACCCAGGACGACGACCGCCCGTTCGGCCCGTGTGTCGACGAGCGCGCCCGGATCGGCAACCGCGCGAAGGCCGACGCCGTCGTCTCCGTCCACGCGGACGGCTCGGCGGTGGGCAACCGCGGCTTCCACGTGATCCTGCCCGGCCTGGTGAAGGGCGGCGGCGCGGACACCACGCCCATCGTGGGCCCCTCGCGCGACCTCGGCGAGCACATCGCGGGCCGGTTCGCGGCCGTCACGGGCAGCGCGCCCTCCAACTACATCGGTGACGGTACGGGGTTGGACGTCCGCAAGGATCTCGGCGGCCTCAACCTCTCGACCGTGCCCAAGGTCTTCGTCGAGTGCGGCAACATGCGCGATCCGAAGGACGCGGCGCTCCTCACCAGCGCGGACTGGCGGCAGAAGGCGGCGCGCGGGCTCGCGGAGGGCATCAGCGGCTTCCTGGCGCCCTGA
- a CDS encoding endonuclease/exonuclease/phosphatase family protein, protein MPSSIPPALRGRRARLVALTVPVGLVGSLIALPFTAEASPSPDAVISEVFGGGGNSGASLTNDFIELGNAGDGPFDLTGWSVQYLSGAPTSASKWQATPLTGAVPAGGSYLIQEAKGAGGDTALPTADATGTIALSATSGTVALVHSTTPLTCVTAADCAADAGIKDLVGFGTATVRETSPATGAGNTTSVSRNATLTDTDNNAADLTGSAPSPRNSAGTGGGDGGGDPTPTPSPSDTTPGDLRIHDIQGATRISPQAGATVGNVPGVVTAVRATGSSRGFWYQDPQPDKDAATSEAVFVFTGSVTPQVKPGDSVLVSGKVSEYYPGGAAAGGQSVTELTAPKTVVLSSGNPLPAAEAIDARTIPETYAPDAKGGNIEPLTLLPRKYALDWFESREGMLVRVGDSRIVGASNQYGETWITTKPRQNPTERGGTLYSAYDEQNSGRLLVASLTGTSLTANVGDTLKGVTSGPIDYSNFGGYSLQATTLGTTKSAGLRQEVAKKAKSDELAVATYNVENLDPSDPQAKFDRLAVGIVKNLATPDIVSLEEIQDNNGATDDGTLSADKTLAQFTAAIQAAGGPAYSWRSVDPQDKTDGGEPGGNIRNVFLFNPKRVSFVDHPGGDATTATKVVPAGKHGKDITLSVSPGRINPTSDAWLNSRKPLVGEFTFRGDQYFVIGNHFNSKGGDQPVYGRFQPPTLSSETQRLSQAKEVNTFVSGLLAKDRKAKVVVLGDLNDYPFSAPVEALTHGRVLTDLMSTLPRDERYSYVYDGNSQTLDHILVSPGVGKLSYDVVHLNAEFSDQASDHDPQVVHIG, encoded by the coding sequence GTGCCCTCATCCATACCCCCGGCCCTGCGCGGCCGGCGGGCCCGACTGGTCGCTCTGACGGTTCCCGTCGGCCTGGTCGGTTCGCTCATCGCGCTCCCGTTCACCGCCGAGGCCAGCCCCTCACCGGACGCCGTGATCTCGGAGGTCTTCGGCGGCGGTGGGAACAGCGGCGCCAGCCTGACCAACGACTTCATCGAGCTGGGCAACGCCGGTGACGGTCCCTTCGACCTGACCGGCTGGTCCGTCCAGTACCTCAGCGGCGCGCCCACCAGCGCGTCCAAGTGGCAGGCCACGCCGCTGACCGGGGCCGTCCCCGCCGGTGGCAGCTACCTGATCCAGGAGGCCAAGGGCGCCGGCGGCGACACCGCCCTGCCGACCGCCGACGCCACCGGGACCATCGCGCTGTCCGCGACCAGCGGCACGGTCGCGCTCGTGCACTCCACCACCCCGCTGACCTGCGTGACCGCCGCCGACTGCGCGGCGGACGCCGGCATCAAGGACCTGGTCGGCTTCGGTACGGCGACGGTACGGGAGACCTCTCCGGCCACCGGCGCCGGCAACACCACCTCGGTCAGCAGGAACGCCACGCTGACCGACACGGACAACAACGCGGCCGACCTGACCGGTTCCGCGCCGAGCCCCCGTAACAGCGCGGGCACCGGCGGCGGCGACGGCGGCGGCGACCCGACGCCCACGCCGAGCCCCAGTGACACCACGCCCGGCGACCTCCGCATCCACGACATCCAGGGCGCCACCCGGATCTCCCCGCAGGCCGGGGCGACCGTCGGCAACGTGCCCGGTGTGGTCACCGCCGTGCGCGCCACCGGCTCGTCGCGCGGCTTCTGGTACCAGGACCCGCAGCCCGACAAGGACGCGGCGACCAGCGAGGCCGTCTTCGTCTTCACCGGCTCGGTCACCCCGCAGGTGAAGCCCGGCGACTCGGTCCTCGTCAGCGGCAAGGTCAGCGAGTACTACCCGGGCGGCGCGGCCGCCGGCGGCCAGTCCGTCACCGAGCTGACCGCGCCCAAGACCGTCGTGCTGTCCTCCGGCAACCCGCTGCCCGCCGCCGAGGCCATCGACGCGCGCACGATTCCGGAGACGTACGCCCCCGACGCGAAGGGCGGCAACATCGAGCCGCTCACGCTGCTGCCGCGCAAGTACGCCCTGGACTGGTTCGAGTCCCGGGAGGGCATGCTCGTCCGGGTCGGCGACAGCCGCATCGTGGGCGCGTCCAACCAGTACGGCGAGACCTGGATCACCACCAAGCCCCGCCAGAACCCGACCGAGCGCGGCGGCACGCTGTACAGCGCGTACGACGAGCAGAACTCGGGCCGCCTGCTGGTGGCCTCGCTGACCGGCACGAGCCTCACGGCCAACGTCGGCGACACGCTCAAGGGCGTCACCTCGGGGCCGATCGACTACAGCAACTTCGGCGGGTACTCGCTCCAGGCGACCACGCTCGGCACCACGAAGTCCGCGGGGCTCCGCCAGGAGGTCGCGAAGAAGGCCAAGTCCGACGAGCTGGCCGTGGCCACGTACAACGTCGAGAACCTCGACCCGAGCGACCCGCAGGCCAAGTTCGACCGGCTGGCCGTCGGCATCGTCAAGAACCTCGCCACGCCGGACATCGTCAGCCTGGAGGAGATCCAGGACAACAACGGCGCGACGGACGACGGGACGCTGAGCGCGGACAAGACGCTCGCGCAGTTCACGGCGGCGATCCAGGCGGCGGGCGGTCCCGCGTACTCGTGGCGGTCCGTCGACCCGCAGGACAAGACGGACGGCGGGGAGCCCGGCGGCAACATCCGCAACGTGTTCCTCTTCAACCCCAAGCGCGTGAGCTTCGTCGACCACCCGGGCGGCGACGCGACGACGGCCACGAAGGTCGTCCCGGCGGGCAAGCACGGCAAGGACATCACGCTGTCCGTGTCGCCGGGCCGCATCAACCCGACGTCGGACGCGTGGCTGAACAGCCGGAAGCCGCTGGTCGGGGAGTTCACCTTCCGCGGCGACCAGTACTTCGTCATCGGCAACCACTTCAACTCCAAGGGCGGGGACCAGCCGGTGTACGGCCGCTTCCAGCCGCCGACGCTGAGCTCGGAGACGCAGCGGCTCTCCCAGGCGAAGGAGGTCAACACCTTCGTGTCCGGCCTGCTGGCCAAGGACCGCAAGGCGAAGGTCGTCGTCCTCGGTGACCTGAACGACTACCCGTTCTCGGCGCCGGTCGAGGCGCTCACCCACGGGCGGGTGCTGACGGACCTGATGTCGACGCTGCCCCGGGACGAGCGGTACAGCTACGTGTACGACGGCAACTCGCAGACGCTGGACCACATCCTGGTGAGCCCCGGCGTCGGGAAGCTCTCGTACGACGTGGTGCACCTGAACGCGGAGTTCTCCGACCAGGCGAGCGACCACGACCCCCAGGTGGTCCACATCGGCTGA
- a CDS encoding alpha/beta hydrolase yields MDAPLDPELAAWVGAVPATDLRDVRAARELERRTLERLPPYEPGRRLTVTDIALPGPRRGAAAPDVTARVYAPAGRTGALPGLLYLHAGGFALGGVASVDSPARRLADRADVVVVNVRFRLAPEHPYPAALDDCYAALEWAAGPGGEAYGIDPDRIGVLGESTGGGLAAALALLARDRGGPRLAAQFLDAPVLDDRLDSVSMRTIADATLWQAANQPLVWSYYLSGTAEPGSVDVPLYAAPARAWPTDLTGLPPAGVTTYQIDPVRDEGLGYALHLIEAGVPTEVHHYGTAFHLAHALPGTAIGARIHADRVSAIRRLLTTPPPAAAA; encoded by the coding sequence ATGGACGCCCCCCTTGATCCCGAACTGGCCGCCTGGGTGGGTGCGGTGCCCGCGACGGACCTGCGGGACGTGCGGGCCGCCCGGGAGCTGGAGCGGCGGACCCTGGAGCGGCTGCCCCCGTACGAGCCCGGGCGGCGGCTCACCGTCACCGACATCGCCCTCCCCGGCCCCCGGCGCGGGGCCGCCGCGCCCGACGTGACCGCGCGCGTGTACGCCCCCGCCGGGCGCACCGGCGCCCTGCCCGGCCTGCTCTACCTCCACGCGGGCGGGTTCGCGCTCGGCGGCGTGGCCAGCGTGGACAGCCCCGCCCGCAGGCTCGCGGACCGCGCGGACGTCGTGGTCGTGAACGTCCGCTTCCGGCTCGCCCCCGAGCACCCGTACCCCGCGGCCCTCGACGACTGCTACGCGGCCCTGGAGTGGGCCGCCGGGCCCGGCGGCGAGGCGTACGGCATCGACCCGGACCGGATCGGCGTGCTCGGCGAGAGCACGGGCGGCGGCCTCGCCGCGGCGCTCGCGCTGCTCGCCCGGGACCGGGGCGGCCCCCGGCTCGCCGCGCAGTTCCTGGACGCGCCCGTCCTGGACGACCGCCTGGACAGCGTCTCGATGCGGACCATCGCCGACGCGACGCTCTGGCAGGCCGCGAACCAGCCGCTCGTGTGGAGCTACTACCTCAGCGGCACGGCGGAGCCCGGCAGCGTCGACGTCCCCCTCTACGCGGCGCCCGCCCGCGCCTGGCCCACCGACCTGACCGGACTGCCGCCGGCCGGCGTGACCACGTACCAGATCGACCCGGTACGGGACGAGGGCCTGGGCTACGCCCTGCACCTGATCGAGGCGGGCGTCCCGACGGAGGTGCACCACTACGGCACGGCGTTCCACCTGGCCCACGCGCTGCCGGGCACGGCCATAGGCGCCAGGATCCACGCGGACCGGGTGTCCGCGATACGCCGCCTGCTCACCACCCCGCCCCCGGCGGCCGCCGCGTGA
- a CDS encoding class I SAM-dependent methyltransferase, with translation MLTVDFTRFPLAPGDRVLDLGCGAGRHAFECYRRGAQVVALDRNGDEIREVAKWFAAMKQEGEAPEGATATAMEGDALNLPFPDESFDVVIISEVMEHIPDDKGVLAEMVRVLRPGGRIAVTVPRYGPEKVCWALSDAYHEVEGGHIRIYKADELLGKMRESGLKPYGTHHAHALHAPYWWLKCAFGVDNDKALPVRAYHKLLVWDIMKKPFATRFTEQLLNPVVGKSFVAYATKPHLPAPRPATTDAA, from the coding sequence GTGCTGACCGTGGACTTCACCCGTTTCCCGCTCGCCCCGGGCGACCGCGTGCTCGACCTGGGGTGCGGCGCGGGCCGCCACGCCTTCGAGTGCTACCGGCGCGGCGCCCAGGTCGTGGCGCTCGACCGGAACGGCGACGAGATCCGCGAAGTGGCCAAGTGGTTCGCCGCGATGAAGCAGGAGGGGGAGGCGCCCGAGGGCGCCACCGCCACCGCGATGGAGGGCGACGCGCTCAACCTGCCGTTCCCGGACGAGTCGTTCGACGTCGTCATCATCTCCGAGGTGATGGAGCACATCCCCGACGACAAGGGCGTGCTCGCCGAGATGGTCCGCGTCCTGCGCCCCGGCGGCCGGATCGCCGTGACCGTGCCGCGGTACGGCCCCGAGAAGGTGTGCTGGGCGCTGTCCGACGCGTACCACGAGGTCGAGGGCGGCCACATCCGCATCTACAAGGCCGACGAACTCCTCGGCAAGATGCGGGAATCGGGCCTCAAGCCGTACGGTACGCACCACGCGCACGCGCTCCACGCGCCGTACTGGTGGCTCAAGTGCGCCTTCGGCGTGGACAACGACAAGGCGCTGCCCGTCCGCGCGTACCACAAGCTGCTCGTCTGGGACATCATGAAGAAGCCCTTCGCCACCCGGTTCACCGAGCAACTCCTCAACCCCGTCGTCGGCAAGAGCTTCGTGGCCTACGCGACCAAGCCGCACCTGCCGGCGCCCCGCCCGGCCACGACGGACGCCGCGTGA
- a CDS encoding maleylpyruvate isomerase family mycothiol-dependent enzyme translates to MTRLGHDRYCDEIVGQTDRLRDALTGADLSVTVPGCPDWTLGQLARHVGGAHRWVEMLVRTRATADIPEEEAPGARGPDDADPAALDAWLEEGARKTAATLRAAGPDAEVWSWAWEHTAGFWARRMALETVVHRADAAMAAQVPYEVEPLMAADTIDEWLRILAFAQAGGDPEAADLRGGGRSIHLHATDTSGDHLQGGHSQDDHPQGIDAEWLIEFGEDGFTWRHDHRKATVALRGPLTDLMLVLQRRLPADSGRVEVLGDAKLLDFWLERTSFG, encoded by the coding sequence ATGACGCGCCTCGGACATGACCGCTATTGCGACGAAATCGTCGGCCAGACGGACCGGTTGAGGGACGCCCTGACGGGCGCCGACCTCTCCGTGACCGTACCCGGCTGCCCCGACTGGACCCTGGGGCAGCTGGCCCGGCACGTGGGCGGCGCGCATCGCTGGGTCGAGATGCTCGTACGGACACGGGCCACGGCGGACATCCCCGAGGAAGAGGCCCCCGGCGCGCGGGGCCCGGACGACGCCGACCCCGCGGCACTCGACGCCTGGCTGGAGGAGGGGGCGCGGAAGACCGCCGCGACCCTGCGGGCCGCGGGCCCCGACGCCGAGGTGTGGAGCTGGGCATGGGAGCACACGGCGGGCTTCTGGGCGCGGCGCATGGCCCTGGAGACCGTGGTCCACCGCGCGGACGCCGCCATGGCCGCCCAAGTGCCGTACGAGGTGGAACCGTTGATGGCGGCGGACACGATCGACGAGTGGCTCCGGATCCTGGCCTTCGCCCAGGCCGGCGGCGACCCGGAAGCGGCCGACCTGCGCGGCGGCGGCCGCAGCATCCACCTCCACGCGACGGACACGTCGGGCGACCACCTCCAGGGCGGCCACTCCCAGGACGACCACCCCCAGGGCATCGACGCCGAGTGGCTCATCGAGTTCGGCGAGGACGGGTTCACCTGGCGGCACGACCACCGGAAGGCGACCGTCGCGCTGCGCGGACCGCTCACCGACCTCATGCTCGTCCTCCAGCGCCGCCTGCCCGCCGACAGCGGCCGGGTGGAGGTGCTGGGAGACGCGAAGCTGCTCGACTTCTGGCTGGAGCGCACGTCGTTCGGCTGA